The proteins below are encoded in one region of Sminthopsis crassicaudata isolate SCR6 chromosome 1, ASM4859323v1, whole genome shotgun sequence:
- the MORC2 gene encoding ATPase MORC2 isoform X7, with amino-acid sequence MAFTNYSSLNRAQLTFEYLHTNSTTHEFLFGALAELVDNARDADATRIDIYAEHRENLQGGFMLCFLDDGAGMDPNDAASVIQFGKSAKRTPESTQIGQYGNGLKSGSMRIGKDFILFTKKDDTMTCLFLSRTFHEEEGIDEVIVPLPTWNARTRQPITENMDKFSTEIELIYKYSPFKSEQQVMDQFKKISGESGTLVIIFNLKLTDNGEPELDIVSDPRDIQMAETSPEGTESRQKRQNCRTCRLGPQNLAISSPLSLLGIPLKSWKPERRSFRAYAAVLYIDPRMRIFIHGHKVQTKRLSCCLYKPRMYKYTSNRFKTRAEQEVKKAEHVARIAEDKAREAESKARALELRLGGDLTRESRVALRQVQGTAINLRREADIKKRIKEAKQRALKEPKELNFVFGVNIEQRDLDGMFIYNCSRLIKMYEKVGPQLEGGMACGGVVGVVDVPYLVLEPTHNKQDFADAKEYRHLLKAMGEHLAQYWKDVAIAQRGIIKFWDEFGYLSANWNQPPSSELRYKRRRAMEIPTTIQCDLCLKWRTLPFQLSSVERDYPDTWVCTMNPDAEQDSCNASEQKQKVPLGTLKKDFKTQEEKQKQLTEKIRQQQEKLEALQKTIPIRSQADLKKLPLEVSSRPGAEESHGVRRLPRPRSPPLPAVIKNAPSRPPPPPPPPPPTPRPAFPARRGPLSASPRPGQSPTQEEASTSRMSHPTLTPRKSSGSIVKPAHRVVSVIVSARKRSFPLTEDEAEEDVERRKEKSKRGKVLVVKDEKKDSNEVVVELSDSASEEDLAELRRAQKDKGLHVEVRVNKEWYTGRVTAVEMSKHVVRWKVKFDYVPTDTTPRDRWVEKGSEDVRLMKPPSPEYQSPDTQQQEDEDVIAIEPSTSDCIRIEPDTTAPSSSHETVDLLVQTLRNCLRYFLPPNFPISKKELSSMSPDELMAFPLKEYFKQYEVGLQNLCNSYQTRADARAKASEENLRASERKLRETEEKLQKLRTNIVALLQKVQEDIDINTDDELDAYIEDLITKGD; translated from the exons AGCACCGGGAGAACCTCCAGGGAGGCTTCATGCTCTGCTTTCTGGATGACGGCGCCGGAATGGATCCAA ATGATGCCGCCAGCGTCATACAGTTTGGGAAGTCGGCCAAGCGGACCCCCGAATCCACGCAGATCGGGCAGTACGGCAACGGCTTAAAATC GGGCTCCATGCGTATCGGCAAGGATTTTATTCTCTTTACCAAGAAGGACGACACCATGACCTGCCTCTTCTTGTCTCGCACGTTCCATGAGGAAGAAGGCATTGACGAG GTGATTGTGCCGCTGCCCACCTGGAACGCCCGGACCCGCCAGCCCATTACAGAAAACATGGACAAGTTTTCCACCGAGATTGAGCTCATCTACAAGTATTCGCCTTTCAAATCGGAGCAACAAGTCATGGATCAATTTAAGAAGATCTCTGGGGAGTCGG GAACACTGGTCATCATTTTTAACCTCAAACTCACGGACAATGGGGAGCCCGAGCTGGACATTGTGTCAGACCCCCGGGACATCCAGATGGCGGAAACGTCCCCCGAGGGCAC GGAAAGTCGGCAGAAACGGCAGAACTGCAGAACCTGCAGGTTGGGTCCCCAGAACTTAGCTATTTCCTCTCCCCTCAGCCTCCTAGGGATCCCCTTGAAGAGCTG GAAGCCCGAGCGGCGCTCTTTTCGCGCTTACGCCGCCGTCCTCTACATCGACCCCAGGATGAGGATATTCATCCATGGCCACAAAGTGCAGACCAAGAGGCTTTCCTGCTGCTTGTACAAGCCCAG GATGTACAAGTACACCTCGAACCGCTTCAAGACAAGAGCAGAGCAGGAGGTGAAGAAGGCCGAGCACGTGGCTCGCATAG CGGAAGACAAAGCTCGAGAGGCTGAGAGCAAAGCCCGAGCGCTGGAGCTGCGCCTCGGGGGAGACCTTACCCGGGAGTCCAGG GTGGCTCTGCGGCAGGTCCAGGGCACGGCCATTAACCTGCGCCGGGAAGCCGACATTAAGAAGCGCATCAAGGAGGCCAAACAGCG GGCCCTCAAGGAGCCCAAAGAGCTAAACTTTGTCTTTGGGGTGAACATTGAGCAGCGGGATCTGGACGGCATGTTCATCTACAACTGCAGCCGCCTGATTAAGATGTACGAGAAGGTGGGCCCTCAGCTCGAGGGAGGCAT GGCCTGCGGGGGCGTCGTCGGCGTGGTGGACGTGCCCTATCTGGTCCTGGAGCCCACCCACAACAAGCAGGACTTTGCGGACGCCAAGGAGTACCGGCACCTGCTGAAAGCCATGGGCGAGCACCTGGCCCAGTACTGGAAGGACGTGGCCATCG CCCAGCGCGGAATCATCAAGTTCTGGGACGAGTTTGGCTACCTCTCGGCCAACTGGAACCAGCCCCCGTCCAGCGAACTTCGCTACAAACGGAGACGAGCCATGGAGATCCCCACCACGATCCAGTGCG ATTTGTGTCTGAAGTGGCGGACGCTGCCCTTCCAGCTGAGCTCTGTGGAGCGGGACTACCCCGACACGTGGGTGTGCACCATGAACCCCGACGCCGAGCAGGACAG CTGTAACGCCTCTGAGCAGAAGCAGAAGGTTCCCCTGGGGACCCTGAAGAAGGACTTCAAGACCCAAGAGGAGAAGCAGAAACAGCTGACAGAGAAGATCCGGCAGCAGCAGGAGAAGCTGGAAGCCCTGCAG AAAACGATCCCGATCCGATCCCAAGCTGATCTGAAGAAGTTACCCCTGGAAGTGAGTAGCAGGCCTGGAGCAGAG GAGTCCCACGGCGTCCGTCGACTTCCACGCCCTAGGTCCCCCCCCTTGCCAGCTGTGATTAAGAATGCTCCAAGCCGCCCCCCGCCcccacctcccccacccccaccaactCCCAGACCAGCCTTCCCGGCCAGAAGGGGCCCACTGTCCGCCTCCCCGAGACCAGGCCAGTCGCCAACTCAGGAGGAAGCCAGCACCTCCAGGATGTCTCACCCAACTCTGACCCCCCGGAAGTCCAGCGGCTCCATTGTCAAACCGGCTCACAGAGTGGTCTCCGTG ATCGTCAGCGCCCGGAAGAGGAGCTTTCCTCTCACGGAGGACGAGGCCGAGGAAGATGTGGAGCGGAGGAAAGAGAAATCCAAGCGGGGCAAAGTCCTCGTGGTGAAAGACGAGAAGAAGGATTCGAATGAAGTCGTGGTAGAG CTCTCAGACAGTGCCAGTGAGGAAGACCTGGCAGAGCTGAGACGAGCCCAGAAAG ATAAAGGACTGCACGTGGAGGTGCGAGTGAACAAGGAGTGGTACACGGGCCGCGTGACGGCCGTGGAGATGAGCAAACACGTGGTGCGCTGGAAGGTCAAGTTCGATTATGTGCCTACCGACACCACGCCCAGAGACCGCTG GGTAGAGAAAGGCAGCGAGGACGTGAGGCTGATGAAGCCCCCCTCGCCCGAGTACCAGAGCCCCGACACCCAGCAGCAGGAGGACGAGGACGTGATCGCCATCGAGCCCTCGACCTCCGACTGCATCCGCATCGAGCCGGACACCACCGCCCCCAGCAGCAGCCACGAGACCGTGGACCTGCTGGTCCAGACCCTCCG GAACTGTCTCCGCTACTTCCTGCCTCCCAACTTCCCCATCTCAAAGAAGGAGTTGAGCTCCATGAGCCCGGACGAGCTGATGGCCTTTCCTCTG AAGGAGTATTTCAAGCAGTATGAGGTGGGTCTGCAGAATCTGTGCAACTCGTACCAGACCCGGGCGGACGCCCGCGCCAAGGCCTCCGAGGAGAACCTGCGGGCCTCTGAGAGGAAGCTGCGAGAGACCGAGGAGAAGCTGCAGAAACTGAGGACGAACATTGTGGCCCTGCTCCAGAAAGTGCAAGAG GACATCGACATCAACACCGACGACGAGCTGGACGCCTACATCGAGGATCTGATCACCAAGGGAGACTGA
- the MORC2 gene encoding ATPase MORC2 isoform X4, translating to MAFTNYSSLNRAQLTFEYLHTNSTTHEFLFGALAELVDNARDADATRIDIYAEHRENLQGGFMLCFLDDGAGMDPNDAASVIQFGKSAKRTPESTQIGQYGNGLKSGSMRIGKDFILFTKKDDTMTCLFLSRTFHEEEGIDEVIVPLPTWNARTRQPITENMDKFSTEIELIYKYSPFKSEQQVMDQFKKISGESGTLVIIFNLKLTDNGEPELDIVSDPRDIQMAETSPEGTESRQKRQNCRTCRLGPQNLAISSPLSLLGIPLKSWKPERRSFRAYAAVLYIDPRMRIFIHGHKVQTKRLSCCLYKPRMYKYTSNRFKTRAEQEVKKAEHVARIAEDKAREAESKARALELRLGGDLTRESRVALRQVQGTAINLRREADIKKRIKEAKQRALKEPKELNFVFGVNIEQRDLDGMFIYNCSRLIKMYEKVGPQLEGGMACGGVVGVVDVPYLVLEPTHNKQDFADAKEYRHLLKAMGEHLAQYWKDVAIAQRGIIKFWDEFGYLSANWNQPPSSELRYKRRRAMEIPTTIQCDLCLKWRTLPFQLSSVERDYPDTWVCTMNPDAEQDSCNASEQKQKVPLGTLKKDFKTQEEKQKQLTEKIRQQQEKLEALQKTIPIRSQADLKKLPLEVSSRPGAEESHGVRRLPRPRSPPLPAVIKNAPSRPPPPPPPPPPTPRPAFPARRGPLSASPRPGQSPTQEEASTSRMSHPTLTPRKSSGSIVKPAHRVVSVIVSARKRSFPLTEDEAEEDVERRKEKSKRGKVLVVKDEKKDSNEVVVELSDSASEEDLAELRRAQKDKGLHVEVRVNKEWYTGRVTAVEMSKHVVRWKVKFDYVPTDTTPRDRWVEKGSEDVRLMKPPSPEYQSPDTQQQEDEDVIAIEPSTSDCIRIEPDTTAPSSSHETVDLLVQTLRNCLRYFLPPNFPISKKELSSMSPDELMAFPLKEYFKQYEVGLQNLCNSYQTRADARAKASEENLRASERKLRETEEKLQKLRTNIVALLQKVQEQQKVLLAGGMVLLEAPPPLPLPLPTHPGGGMKAPEERDPAEEAGAGQASSREEPHQLLLALVDTP from the exons AGCACCGGGAGAACCTCCAGGGAGGCTTCATGCTCTGCTTTCTGGATGACGGCGCCGGAATGGATCCAA ATGATGCCGCCAGCGTCATACAGTTTGGGAAGTCGGCCAAGCGGACCCCCGAATCCACGCAGATCGGGCAGTACGGCAACGGCTTAAAATC GGGCTCCATGCGTATCGGCAAGGATTTTATTCTCTTTACCAAGAAGGACGACACCATGACCTGCCTCTTCTTGTCTCGCACGTTCCATGAGGAAGAAGGCATTGACGAG GTGATTGTGCCGCTGCCCACCTGGAACGCCCGGACCCGCCAGCCCATTACAGAAAACATGGACAAGTTTTCCACCGAGATTGAGCTCATCTACAAGTATTCGCCTTTCAAATCGGAGCAACAAGTCATGGATCAATTTAAGAAGATCTCTGGGGAGTCGG GAACACTGGTCATCATTTTTAACCTCAAACTCACGGACAATGGGGAGCCCGAGCTGGACATTGTGTCAGACCCCCGGGACATCCAGATGGCGGAAACGTCCCCCGAGGGCAC GGAAAGTCGGCAGAAACGGCAGAACTGCAGAACCTGCAGGTTGGGTCCCCAGAACTTAGCTATTTCCTCTCCCCTCAGCCTCCTAGGGATCCCCTTGAAGAGCTG GAAGCCCGAGCGGCGCTCTTTTCGCGCTTACGCCGCCGTCCTCTACATCGACCCCAGGATGAGGATATTCATCCATGGCCACAAAGTGCAGACCAAGAGGCTTTCCTGCTGCTTGTACAAGCCCAG GATGTACAAGTACACCTCGAACCGCTTCAAGACAAGAGCAGAGCAGGAGGTGAAGAAGGCCGAGCACGTGGCTCGCATAG CGGAAGACAAAGCTCGAGAGGCTGAGAGCAAAGCCCGAGCGCTGGAGCTGCGCCTCGGGGGAGACCTTACCCGGGAGTCCAGG GTGGCTCTGCGGCAGGTCCAGGGCACGGCCATTAACCTGCGCCGGGAAGCCGACATTAAGAAGCGCATCAAGGAGGCCAAACAGCG GGCCCTCAAGGAGCCCAAAGAGCTAAACTTTGTCTTTGGGGTGAACATTGAGCAGCGGGATCTGGACGGCATGTTCATCTACAACTGCAGCCGCCTGATTAAGATGTACGAGAAGGTGGGCCCTCAGCTCGAGGGAGGCAT GGCCTGCGGGGGCGTCGTCGGCGTGGTGGACGTGCCCTATCTGGTCCTGGAGCCCACCCACAACAAGCAGGACTTTGCGGACGCCAAGGAGTACCGGCACCTGCTGAAAGCCATGGGCGAGCACCTGGCCCAGTACTGGAAGGACGTGGCCATCG CCCAGCGCGGAATCATCAAGTTCTGGGACGAGTTTGGCTACCTCTCGGCCAACTGGAACCAGCCCCCGTCCAGCGAACTTCGCTACAAACGGAGACGAGCCATGGAGATCCCCACCACGATCCAGTGCG ATTTGTGTCTGAAGTGGCGGACGCTGCCCTTCCAGCTGAGCTCTGTGGAGCGGGACTACCCCGACACGTGGGTGTGCACCATGAACCCCGACGCCGAGCAGGACAG CTGTAACGCCTCTGAGCAGAAGCAGAAGGTTCCCCTGGGGACCCTGAAGAAGGACTTCAAGACCCAAGAGGAGAAGCAGAAACAGCTGACAGAGAAGATCCGGCAGCAGCAGGAGAAGCTGGAAGCCCTGCAG AAAACGATCCCGATCCGATCCCAAGCTGATCTGAAGAAGTTACCCCTGGAAGTGAGTAGCAGGCCTGGAGCAGAG GAGTCCCACGGCGTCCGTCGACTTCCACGCCCTAGGTCCCCCCCCTTGCCAGCTGTGATTAAGAATGCTCCAAGCCGCCCCCCGCCcccacctcccccacccccaccaactCCCAGACCAGCCTTCCCGGCCAGAAGGGGCCCACTGTCCGCCTCCCCGAGACCAGGCCAGTCGCCAACTCAGGAGGAAGCCAGCACCTCCAGGATGTCTCACCCAACTCTGACCCCCCGGAAGTCCAGCGGCTCCATTGTCAAACCGGCTCACAGAGTGGTCTCCGTG ATCGTCAGCGCCCGGAAGAGGAGCTTTCCTCTCACGGAGGACGAGGCCGAGGAAGATGTGGAGCGGAGGAAAGAGAAATCCAAGCGGGGCAAAGTCCTCGTGGTGAAAGACGAGAAGAAGGATTCGAATGAAGTCGTGGTAGAG CTCTCAGACAGTGCCAGTGAGGAAGACCTGGCAGAGCTGAGACGAGCCCAGAAAG ATAAAGGACTGCACGTGGAGGTGCGAGTGAACAAGGAGTGGTACACGGGCCGCGTGACGGCCGTGGAGATGAGCAAACACGTGGTGCGCTGGAAGGTCAAGTTCGATTATGTGCCTACCGACACCACGCCCAGAGACCGCTG GGTAGAGAAAGGCAGCGAGGACGTGAGGCTGATGAAGCCCCCCTCGCCCGAGTACCAGAGCCCCGACACCCAGCAGCAGGAGGACGAGGACGTGATCGCCATCGAGCCCTCGACCTCCGACTGCATCCGCATCGAGCCGGACACCACCGCCCCCAGCAGCAGCCACGAGACCGTGGACCTGCTGGTCCAGACCCTCCG GAACTGTCTCCGCTACTTCCTGCCTCCCAACTTCCCCATCTCAAAGAAGGAGTTGAGCTCCATGAGCCCGGACGAGCTGATGGCCTTTCCTCTG AAGGAGTATTTCAAGCAGTATGAGGTGGGTCTGCAGAATCTGTGCAACTCGTACCAGACCCGGGCGGACGCCCGCGCCAAGGCCTCCGAGGAGAACCTGCGGGCCTCTGAGAGGAAGCTGCGAGAGACCGAGGAGAAGCTGCAGAAACTGAGGACGAACATTGTGGCCCTGCTCCAGAAAGTGCAAGAG CAGCAGAAGGTCCTTCTGGCGGGGGGGATGGTCCTCCTGGAAGCCCCGCCCCCCCTCCCTCTGCCCCTGCCGACGCACCCGGGTGGTGGGATGAAGGCACCAGAGGAGAGGGACCCGGCGGAAGAAGCAGGCGCGGGCCAGGCGTCCTCGCGGGAGGAGCCTCACCAGCTGCTGCTGGCCCTAGTGGACACTCCCTGA
- the MORC2 gene encoding ATPase MORC2 isoform X2: MAFTNYSSLNRAQLTFEYLHTNSTTHEFLFGALAELVDNARDADATRIDIYAEHRENLQGGFMLCFLDDGAGMDPNDAASVIQFGKSAKRTPESTQIGQYGNGLKSGSMRIGKDFILFTKKDDTMTCLFLSRTFHEEEGIDEVIVPLPTWNARTRQPITENMDKFSTEIELIYKYSPFKSEQQVMDQFKKISGESGTLVIIFNLKLTDNGEPELDIVSDPRDIQMAETSPEGTKPERRSFRAYAAVLYIDPRMRIFIHGHKVQTKRLSCCLYKPRMYKYTSNRFKTRAEQEVKKAEHVARIAEDKAREAESKARALELRLGGDLTRESRVALRQVQGTAINLRREADIKKRIKEAKQRALKEPKELNFVFGVNIEQRDLDGMFIYNCSRLIKMYEKVGPQLEGGMACGGVVGVVDVPYLVLEPTHNKQDFADAKEYRHLLKAMGEHLAQYWKDVAIAQRGIIKFWDEFGYLSANWNQPPSSELRYKRRRAMEIPTTIQCDLCLKWRTLPFQLSSVERDYPDTWVCTMNPDAEQDSCNASEQKQKVPLGTLKKDFKTQEEKQKQLTEKIRQQQEKLEALQKTIPIRSQADLKKLPLEVSSRPGAEESHGVRRLPRPRSPPLPAVIKNAPSRPPPPPPPPPPTPRPAFPARRGPLSASPRPGQSPTQEEASTSRMSHPTLTPRKSSGSIVKPAHRVVSVVRSPTPLVLNSRPPRDVPIPKPVKTPVLKKPDPPSKAQIVSARKRSFPLTEDEAEEDVERRKEKSKRGKVLVVKDEKKDSNEVVVELSDSASEEDLAELRRAQKDKGLHVEVRVNKEWYTGRVTAVEMSKHVVRWKVKFDYVPTDTTPRDRWVEKGSEDVRLMKPPSPEYQSPDTQQQEDEDVIAIEPSTSDCIRIEPDTTAPSSSHETVDLLVQTLRNCLRYFLPPNFPISKKELSSMSPDELMAFPLKEYFKQYEVGLQNLCNSYQTRADARAKASEENLRASERKLRETEEKLQKLRTNIVALLQKVQEQQKVLLAGGMVLLEAPPPLPLPLPTHPGGGMKAPEERDPAEEAGAGQASSREEPHQLLLALVDTP; encoded by the exons AGCACCGGGAGAACCTCCAGGGAGGCTTCATGCTCTGCTTTCTGGATGACGGCGCCGGAATGGATCCAA ATGATGCCGCCAGCGTCATACAGTTTGGGAAGTCGGCCAAGCGGACCCCCGAATCCACGCAGATCGGGCAGTACGGCAACGGCTTAAAATC GGGCTCCATGCGTATCGGCAAGGATTTTATTCTCTTTACCAAGAAGGACGACACCATGACCTGCCTCTTCTTGTCTCGCACGTTCCATGAGGAAGAAGGCATTGACGAG GTGATTGTGCCGCTGCCCACCTGGAACGCCCGGACCCGCCAGCCCATTACAGAAAACATGGACAAGTTTTCCACCGAGATTGAGCTCATCTACAAGTATTCGCCTTTCAAATCGGAGCAACAAGTCATGGATCAATTTAAGAAGATCTCTGGGGAGTCGG GAACACTGGTCATCATTTTTAACCTCAAACTCACGGACAATGGGGAGCCCGAGCTGGACATTGTGTCAGACCCCCGGGACATCCAGATGGCGGAAACGTCCCCCGAGGGCAC GAAGCCCGAGCGGCGCTCTTTTCGCGCTTACGCCGCCGTCCTCTACATCGACCCCAGGATGAGGATATTCATCCATGGCCACAAAGTGCAGACCAAGAGGCTTTCCTGCTGCTTGTACAAGCCCAG GATGTACAAGTACACCTCGAACCGCTTCAAGACAAGAGCAGAGCAGGAGGTGAAGAAGGCCGAGCACGTGGCTCGCATAG CGGAAGACAAAGCTCGAGAGGCTGAGAGCAAAGCCCGAGCGCTGGAGCTGCGCCTCGGGGGAGACCTTACCCGGGAGTCCAGG GTGGCTCTGCGGCAGGTCCAGGGCACGGCCATTAACCTGCGCCGGGAAGCCGACATTAAGAAGCGCATCAAGGAGGCCAAACAGCG GGCCCTCAAGGAGCCCAAAGAGCTAAACTTTGTCTTTGGGGTGAACATTGAGCAGCGGGATCTGGACGGCATGTTCATCTACAACTGCAGCCGCCTGATTAAGATGTACGAGAAGGTGGGCCCTCAGCTCGAGGGAGGCAT GGCCTGCGGGGGCGTCGTCGGCGTGGTGGACGTGCCCTATCTGGTCCTGGAGCCCACCCACAACAAGCAGGACTTTGCGGACGCCAAGGAGTACCGGCACCTGCTGAAAGCCATGGGCGAGCACCTGGCCCAGTACTGGAAGGACGTGGCCATCG CCCAGCGCGGAATCATCAAGTTCTGGGACGAGTTTGGCTACCTCTCGGCCAACTGGAACCAGCCCCCGTCCAGCGAACTTCGCTACAAACGGAGACGAGCCATGGAGATCCCCACCACGATCCAGTGCG ATTTGTGTCTGAAGTGGCGGACGCTGCCCTTCCAGCTGAGCTCTGTGGAGCGGGACTACCCCGACACGTGGGTGTGCACCATGAACCCCGACGCCGAGCAGGACAG CTGTAACGCCTCTGAGCAGAAGCAGAAGGTTCCCCTGGGGACCCTGAAGAAGGACTTCAAGACCCAAGAGGAGAAGCAGAAACAGCTGACAGAGAAGATCCGGCAGCAGCAGGAGAAGCTGGAAGCCCTGCAG AAAACGATCCCGATCCGATCCCAAGCTGATCTGAAGAAGTTACCCCTGGAAGTGAGTAGCAGGCCTGGAGCAGAG GAGTCCCACGGCGTCCGTCGACTTCCACGCCCTAGGTCCCCCCCCTTGCCAGCTGTGATTAAGAATGCTCCAAGCCGCCCCCCGCCcccacctcccccacccccaccaactCCCAGACCAGCCTTCCCGGCCAGAAGGGGCCCACTGTCCGCCTCCCCGAGACCAGGCCAGTCGCCAACTCAGGAGGAAGCCAGCACCTCCAGGATGTCTCACCCAACTCTGACCCCCCGGAAGTCCAGCGGCTCCATTGTCAAACCGGCTCACAGAGTGGTCTCCGTGGTGAGGTCCCCCACACCGCTTGTGCTGAATTCCAGGCCCCCCCGTGACGTGCCCATCCCCAAACCGGTGAAGACCCCAGTGCTCAAGAAGCCAGACCCGCCCAGTAAAGCTCAG ATCGTCAGCGCCCGGAAGAGGAGCTTTCCTCTCACGGAGGACGAGGCCGAGGAAGATGTGGAGCGGAGGAAAGAGAAATCCAAGCGGGGCAAAGTCCTCGTGGTGAAAGACGAGAAGAAGGATTCGAATGAAGTCGTGGTAGAG CTCTCAGACAGTGCCAGTGAGGAAGACCTGGCAGAGCTGAGACGAGCCCAGAAAG ATAAAGGACTGCACGTGGAGGTGCGAGTGAACAAGGAGTGGTACACGGGCCGCGTGACGGCCGTGGAGATGAGCAAACACGTGGTGCGCTGGAAGGTCAAGTTCGATTATGTGCCTACCGACACCACGCCCAGAGACCGCTG GGTAGAGAAAGGCAGCGAGGACGTGAGGCTGATGAAGCCCCCCTCGCCCGAGTACCAGAGCCCCGACACCCAGCAGCAGGAGGACGAGGACGTGATCGCCATCGAGCCCTCGACCTCCGACTGCATCCGCATCGAGCCGGACACCACCGCCCCCAGCAGCAGCCACGAGACCGTGGACCTGCTGGTCCAGACCCTCCG GAACTGTCTCCGCTACTTCCTGCCTCCCAACTTCCCCATCTCAAAGAAGGAGTTGAGCTCCATGAGCCCGGACGAGCTGATGGCCTTTCCTCTG AAGGAGTATTTCAAGCAGTATGAGGTGGGTCTGCAGAATCTGTGCAACTCGTACCAGACCCGGGCGGACGCCCGCGCCAAGGCCTCCGAGGAGAACCTGCGGGCCTCTGAGAGGAAGCTGCGAGAGACCGAGGAGAAGCTGCAGAAACTGAGGACGAACATTGTGGCCCTGCTCCAGAAAGTGCAAGAG CAGCAGAAGGTCCTTCTGGCGGGGGGGATGGTCCTCCTGGAAGCCCCGCCCCCCCTCCCTCTGCCCCTGCCGACGCACCCGGGTGGTGGGATGAAGGCACCAGAGGAGAGGGACCCGGCGGAAGAAGCAGGCGCGGGCCAGGCGTCCTCGCGGGAGGAGCCTCACCAGCTGCTGCTGGCCCTAGTGGACACTCCCTGA